In one Salvelinus sp. IW2-2015 linkage group LG26, ASM291031v2, whole genome shotgun sequence genomic region, the following are encoded:
- the LOC111952479 gene encoding LYR motif-containing protein 5B, producing the protein MTEETRNDADLQMVMRYIRKVHVTFGQWVIVTVLLLQQLLYLGREYPKGAGYFRDRLKSAFLNNKDVKDPKMIKQIIARGEFVIKELEALYYLRKYRAMKKRYYEPEE; encoded by the exons ATGACAGAGGAGACACGCAACGATGCAGACCTCCAAATGGTCATGCGCTACATCCGAAAAG TGCATGTAACTTTTGGTCAATGGGTAATTGTCACTGTTCTACTCCTCCAACAGCTCCTCTACCTTGGACGGGAGTATCCCAAAGGCGCTGGCTACTTTAGGGATAGACTGAAGTCTGCATTTTTGAATAACAAAGATGTGAAAGACCCAAAGATGATCAAACAAATTATAGCCCGAGGGGAGTTTGTCATCAAGGAGTTGGAAGCACTTTACTACCTGAGGAAGTACAGAGCCATGAAAAAGCGGTACTACGAACCTGAGGAATGA